One Novipirellula galeiformis genomic window, GTCCATCAGGCTGCTTTAAACAGCACTCGATTGCGAGGCACGCGTCCAATCGCTTCATGACCGTAGGTGGAAAGCGTCGCATCGGCGACCTCAAATCCATGACGAAACAACAAACTGAACTCACGATCGGTCAGTCGACGTAGAGTGGTTTCAATCTGCGAGACGTACCGCACTTCACCGTCCGTCAGTGCAGGCTTGCCACCGATCGGACTGCGTGAGTAAACCTTCTTCGTCGCCAGCCCCAATCGCAGATAAGCCCCGGTTCCCGGATTCTGCTTGAAATACTCCATTAACATCCGCGCTCGCAGACTTCGCACTTGATCGGTCGCGACGTCCACCAATCGCATCGAGGCTTTTAGGTAACTAGGTCGCCAACGTGATTGCCGCGTTTCGCTTCCCAAGGGACGTGAGGCATCGCAGACGATCAAAAAATCGGTACCCTCACGCAATCCATCCCCAGGTTTGAATAGCGACTCCACTCCTAAATTGTCATACACCCCACCGTCCCAAAGATGCAAACGCTTGTACTTCGGCGAAATTTCACGCCAATCATCTTCGCGGTATTCACTCCATTGGTGTTGTCGTGAGCGGATCAGCAAAGGGCCAATCAATCCGGGCACCGCGGCGGACGCTGCCAATGCATGTGATAAACGGAAATCGGGATCGGTGATGTACTTGGTTTGGTAGTCGCCCATCAAGTCACGCTGGAAACGCCAGTTCTTACCGGTCTGGTAGCAAGTTGCGTTAATAATCCAGTTGGGCGCAACCGGCAAATCCGCAAGCGATCCCTTGATGCCCCAGGTGCTCTCCAGAGCGTCGCCCAGCACCGAGGCTCGCCCCGAAGCGAGTCGCCAGGGCAGCAACAGCGATTTCAGTACATAGGTCCGCTGGACATTTTGCTGCGTCAATACCGAAAGGCATTTTGGCACGACATCGTGCAAATATTCTTCGCTGGCGGGCCATCGGTATCCGGCCGAGGCAAAGACAAGTCCCGCCGCCAGTGAGCCACCAGAAACACTCGAAACGATTTTCACGTTGCCTAGCAGATCTTGCCGCGCCAGCCGAGCGAGCACGCCAAGGTGAAACACCGTCGCACGAACGCCACCTCCCGAGAATGCAAGTGCGATCTTCATGAACCTATTCGCGACAAGGGCGTTATTTACCTGACATGGCGACCAGTTTACCCACGAAAAACGTGCTTTATTCGCGAGTCTGGCAGGCTGCCGAGCATACCAACGTGCCCACCGACAGATCCATATCAATCGCGGACCGGGCCAACGGGGACGGCCAGCGGGGACGGGCCAGCGGGGCCAGCGGGGCGGGGCCAACGGGGACAGAGCATCTTGTGGGGGCATGCGTGAGTAACGAGAGCGGACTAGCTGTGGACGCTCGGCACAGCTTCACGGTTGCCACGACCGAAACCATCGCCGAACACGGGGGATCTCGCTCGAGATCAAGCGAAATCGGGCCGATGCTACGCACCTTGATCTATCGGCGACTCTTTGCGACGCTCGAGAGCTAAAAAGAG contains:
- a CDS encoding patatin-like phospholipase family protein — translated: MKIALAFSGGGVRATVFHLGVLARLARQDLLGNVKIVSSVSGGSLAAGLVFASAGYRWPASEEYLHDVVPKCLSVLTQQNVQRTYVLKSLLLPWRLASGRASVLGDALESTWGIKGSLADLPVAPNWIINATCYQTGKNWRFQRDLMGDYQTKYITDPDFRLSHALAASAAVPGLIGPLLIRSRQHQWSEYREDDWREISPKYKRLHLWDGGVYDNLGVESLFKPGDGLREGTDFLIVCDASRPLGSETRQSRWRPSYLKASMRLVDVATDQVRSLRARMLMEYFKQNPGTGAYLRLGLATKKVYSRSPIGGKPALTDGEVRYVSQIETTLRRLTDREFSLLFRHGFEVADATLSTYGHEAIGRVPRNRVLFKAA